In the Theobroma cacao cultivar B97-61/B2 chromosome 1, Criollo_cocoa_genome_V2, whole genome shotgun sequence genome, one interval contains:
- the LOC18611366 gene encoding uncharacterized protein LOC18611366, which translates to MEKKKKHQKLVTPSSQEPASNDLLSKEEQNQSNEALAAKNTKTGSPSEENLSSLNEQYPHILQWTCTTQHAAEQSSLNPRPCAPSLVSRWQQVATLQPNTPNHPILQGHLAQSTTPFWLPQRHSYQFPAVSVPATFQPFTSIPTVDASCQPSAIIGGTTSRSQQQVPNLCYHFGPYPGFPGPWDPSSWWAHGQQSQPSFNYTSPGGYGYFSSAPPAMPNCSATFGESSQRGIIRPTAKLSQKHQQLWEAQSVENVQLWSVIGQLQSEIADYKSRLIKLEAEISSLKPSVDEPAAHVIRTGLSGAASKRGRPKRSVASVDVSASPDESHPRARVRKPAAGKVQPEARGLVFEKVALNKLEDRQKTAQSTSSTQKGNGEIPFVMTNSSVNLEVNGSNLSMPAFNNQVHQEGTGIQICGIDANSSLQMKSSGDKVGDAKAALSILSQQPKENKEGASVTHMGGTNDETLSWPASVHPEDQPRRSIYNTISQSFYDNGCVIRQAGKLIPGWSFVNEEDASDELEDAVVGSAKDENEEEVGDDVSSEAEEIA; encoded by the exons atggaaaagaagaagaagcatcAGAAACTTGTGACTCCTTCTAGTCAAGAACCTGCCTCAAATGACCTCTTG agcaaggaagaacaaaatcaATCCAACGAGGCGCTTGCAGCAAAGAATACCAAAACTGGGAGCCCCTCAGAAGAAAATCTTTCTTCCTTAAACGAGCAATACCCACATATTCTCCAATGGACGTGCACCACTCAACATGCTGCAGAGCAGTCTTCCTTGAATCCAAGACCTTGTGCACCAAGCCTTGTAAGTCGATGGCAGCAAGTAGCAACATTGCAGCCAAATACCCCTAATCATCCGATCCTGCAGGGCCATTTAGCGCAATCGACCACACCCTTTTGGCTGCCTCAGCGACATAGTTACCAATTTCCTGCAGTAAGTGTGCCTGCCACATTTCAGCCATTCACTTCCATTCCAACAGTTGATGCTAGCTGCCAACCTTCTGCTATAATTGGAGGAACCACCTCAAGAAGCCAACAGCAAGTTCCAAATCTCTGTTACCATTTTGGTCCATACCCGGGTTTTCCAG GTCCTTGGGATCCCTCTTCTTGGTGGGCTCATGGTCAACAATCTCAGCCATCTTTCAACTATACTTCCCCGGGAGGTTATGGCTACTTTTCTTCAGCACCTCCAGCAATGCCTAATTGCTCAGCAACCTTTGGAGAATCCTCTCAAAGAGGAATAATCAGGCCTACAGCAAAACTTTCCCAGAAGCACCAACAACTTTGGGAAGCTCAA TCAGTTGAGAATGTTCAGCTATGGAGTGTAATTGGTCAATTGCAATCAGAAATAGCTGATTACAAGAGCCGCTTAATAAAGCTTGAAGCTGAAATTTCATCTTTGAAACCATCTGTGGATGAGCCTGCTGCTCATGTTATTCGAACTGGCTTATCTGGAGCGGCATCAAAGAGAGGGAGACCTAAGAGATCAGTTGCTTCAGTTGATGTGTCAGCTTCTCCTGATGAGTCTCATCCTCGAGCTAGAGTTAGAAAGCCTGCAGCAGGTAAAGTTCAACCTGAGGCTCGAGGTCTTGTTTTTGAGAAAGTTGCTCTGAACAAGTTGGAAGATAGACAAAAAACAGCTCAGTCTACTTCTAGTACCCAGAAAGGTAATGGTGAGATCCCGTTCGTCATGACAAACAGTAGTGTAAACTTGGAAGTTAATGGAAGTAATTTGTCGATGCCTGCATTCAACAATCAAGTTCACCAGGAAGGTACTGGCATACAAATTTGTGGAATTGATGCTAATTCCTCTTTACAAATGAAAAGTAGTGGTGATAAGGTAGGTGACGCTAAAGCTGCCCTTTCGATTCTGTCTCAGCAACCTAAAGAAAACAAGGAGGGTGCTTCAGTTACACACATGGGAGGAACAAATGATGAAACCCTTAGTTGGCCTGCTAGTGTCCACCCTGAAGATCAGCCTCGGAGAAGTATATATAATACGATCTCCCAAAGTTTCTATGATAATGGCTGTGTAATCAGACAAGCAGGAAAACTCATCCCTGGATGGAGTTTTGTGAATGAAGAGGATGCTTCAGATGAGCTTGAAGATGCCGTAGTAGGCTCAGCAAAGGATGAGAATGAAGAGGAAGTGGGAGATGATGTTAGCTCAGAAGCTGAAGAAATTGCTTAA